A DNA window from Pseudomonas resinovorans NBRC 106553 contains the following coding sequences:
- a CDS encoding MFS transporter, whose protein sequence is MSQHSQFALLGTRRFLPFFVTQLLGAFNDNIFKQSLILAILYKFAISGDKSIFTNLCALLFILPFFLFSALGGQFGEKFAKDALIRAIKLAEVAIMVVGALGFFFDSLPLLFAALFAMGTHSALFGPVKYSILPQVLRENELVGGNALVEMGTFLAILAGTISAGVMMSVERFETVVACAIVLVACLGYLASRGIPRAAAALPELKLDWNIFRQSWQILRLGLGQRPAVSRSLVGNSWFWFLGAVYLTQIPAFSKEFLHGDESVVTLILTVFSVGIALGSMLCERLSGGKVEIGLVPFGSIGLSLFGLLLWWHSGGFPEGAAPHGWLALLGYGQAWLILADILGIGLFGGFYIVPLYALIQSRTAENERARVIAANNILNALFMVVSAIASILFLSVAGLSIPELFLVVSLMNIAVNSYIFKIVPEFTMRFLVWLLGHSMYRVEHKGLEAIPEEGPAVLVCNHVSFVDALLIGGAVRRPVRFVMYYKIYQLPVLNFVFRTAGTVPIAARHEDLLVYDAAFKQIAEYLRRGEVVCIFPEGKLTGDGELNEFKSGIERILEENPVPVIPMALQGLWGSFFSRDPQKGLFRRFWSRIRLVAGTPLAPESADRQTLQMQVAQLRGELR, encoded by the coding sequence CCATCCTCTACAAATTCGCCATCTCCGGCGACAAGAGCATCTTCACCAACCTCTGCGCGTTGCTGTTCATCCTGCCGTTCTTTCTGTTCTCCGCCCTGGGCGGGCAGTTCGGTGAGAAGTTCGCCAAGGACGCGCTGATCCGCGCCATCAAGCTGGCCGAGGTGGCCATCATGGTGGTGGGCGCCCTGGGCTTCTTCTTCGACAGCCTGCCGCTGCTATTTGCCGCGCTCTTCGCCATGGGCACCCATTCGGCGCTATTCGGGCCGGTGAAGTACTCGATCCTGCCCCAGGTGTTGCGCGAGAACGAACTGGTGGGGGGCAACGCCCTGGTGGAGATGGGCACCTTCCTGGCCATCCTCGCGGGCACCATCAGCGCCGGCGTCATGATGTCGGTGGAGCGCTTCGAAACGGTGGTGGCCTGCGCCATCGTCCTGGTTGCCTGCCTGGGTTACCTGGCCAGCCGCGGAATCCCCCGCGCGGCCGCCGCGCTGCCCGAGCTCAAGCTGGACTGGAACATCTTCCGCCAGTCCTGGCAGATCCTGCGTCTGGGTCTTGGCCAGCGGCCGGCGGTGTCGCGCTCGCTGGTGGGCAACTCCTGGTTCTGGTTCCTCGGTGCGGTCTACCTGACCCAGATCCCGGCGTTCTCCAAGGAATTCCTCCACGGCGACGAGAGCGTGGTGACCCTGATCCTCACGGTGTTCTCGGTGGGTATCGCCCTGGGTTCGATGCTCTGCGAGCGACTCTCGGGCGGCAAGGTGGAGATCGGCCTGGTGCCCTTCGGCTCGATCGGCCTGAGCCTGTTCGGCCTGTTGCTCTGGTGGCATTCCGGCGGCTTCCCCGAAGGCGCCGCGCCCCACGGCTGGCTGGCGCTGCTGGGGTACGGCCAGGCCTGGCTGATCCTCGCCGATATCCTCGGCATCGGCCTGTTCGGCGGCTTCTACATCGTGCCGCTCTATGCGCTGATCCAGTCGCGCACGGCGGAGAACGAGCGGGCCCGGGTGATCGCCGCGAACAACATCCTCAATGCGCTGTTCATGGTGGTCTCGGCGATTGCCTCGATCCTCTTCCTGAGCGTCGCCGGGCTGTCGATCCCGGAGCTGTTCCTGGTGGTGTCGCTGATGAACATCGCGGTGAACAGCTACATCTTCAAGATCGTCCCCGAGTTCACCATGCGTTTCCTGGTCTGGCTGCTGGGCCATTCCATGTATCGGGTGGAGCACAAGGGCCTGGAGGCGATTCCGGAGGAAGGACCGGCGGTGCTGGTGTGCAACCACGTGTCCTTCGTCGACGCCCTGCTGATCGGCGGCGCGGTGCGCCGGCCGGTGCGCTTCGTCATGTACTACAAGATCTACCAGCTGCCGGTGCTGAACTTCGTGTTCCGCACGGCGGGTACCGTGCCCATTGCCGCCCGCCACGAGGACCTGCTGGTCTACGACGCGGCCTTCAAGCAGATCGCCGAGTACCTGCGCAGGGGCGAGGTGGTGTGCATCTTCCCGGAGGGCAAGCTGACCGGCGACGGCGAGCTGAACGAGTTCAAGAGCGGTATCGAACGCATCCTCGAGGAGAACCCGGTGCCGGTGATCCCCATGGCGTTGCAGGGGCTCTGGGGAAGCTTCTTCAGCCGTGATCCGCAGAAGGGCCTGTTCCGCCGCTTCTGGTCGCGTATCAGGCTGGTGGCCGGAACGCCGCTGGCGCCGGAGTCGGCGGACCGCCAGACCCTGCAGATGCAGGTGGCGCAGTTGCGGGGTGAACTCCGCTGA
- the sugE gene encoding quaternary ammonium compound efflux SMR transporter SugE, with translation MSWIILFFAGLFEVGWAVGLKYTDGFSKPLPTALTVGAMIISLGLLGLAMKELPLGTAYAIWTGVGAVGTVIAGVILFGESMALIRLASVALIVAGLIGLKLSHG, from the coding sequence ATGTCCTGGATCATTCTGTTTTTCGCCGGCCTGTTCGAGGTGGGCTGGGCCGTCGGCCTGAAATACACCGACGGCTTCAGCAAGCCGTTGCCCACCGCGCTCACCGTTGGCGCCATGATCATCAGCCTGGGGCTGCTGGGCCTGGCCATGAAGGAACTGCCGCTGGGCACCGCCTACGCCATCTGGACCGGCGTCGGCGCCGTCGGTACGGTCATCGCCGGGGTCATCCTGTTCGGCGAATCCATGGCGCTGATACGCCTGGCCAGCGTGGCGCTGATAGTCGCCGGCCTGATCGGCCTCAAGCTCAGCCACGGCTAA
- a CDS encoding bile acid:sodium symporter family protein has translation MRALAALSRFVGNTFALWILLFAVLAFYQPAWFLPLTKWIVPLLGLIMFGMGLTLKAEDFREVARRPLRVLIGVLAQFIIMPGLAWLLCKALQLPPEIAVGVILVGCCPGGTASNVMTWFSRGDVALSVAITAVTTLLAPVVTPALIWLLASAWLPVEFSPLFMSILQVVLLPIALGLVAQRLLGERVRLAVDVLPLVSVVSIVAIVAAVVAASQAKIAESGLLIMAVVVLHNGLGLALGYLAGRLFGLPLAQRKTLSIEVGMQNSGLGAALANAHFSPLAAVPSALFSVWHNLSGSLLAAVFRRMSDGSDKA, from the coding sequence ATGCGTGCCCTCGCCGCCCTCAGCCGCTTCGTCGGCAACACCTTCGCCTTGTGGATCCTGCTGTTCGCCGTGCTGGCGTTCTACCAGCCCGCCTGGTTCCTGCCGCTGACCAAATGGATCGTGCCGCTGCTCGGCCTGATCATGTTCGGCATGGGCCTGACCCTCAAGGCCGAGGACTTTCGCGAAGTCGCCCGGCGTCCGCTGCGGGTGCTGATCGGCGTGCTCGCCCAGTTCATCATCATGCCCGGCCTGGCCTGGCTGCTCTGCAAGGCCTTGCAGCTGCCGCCGGAAATCGCCGTCGGCGTGATCCTCGTGGGCTGCTGCCCGGGCGGCACGGCTTCCAACGTCATGACCTGGTTCTCCCGTGGCGACGTGGCGCTGTCGGTGGCCATCACCGCCGTGACCACCCTCCTCGCCCCGGTGGTGACACCCGCCCTGATCTGGCTGCTGGCCTCGGCCTGGCTGCCGGTGGAGTTCAGCCCGCTGTTCATGTCCATCCTCCAGGTCGTGCTGCTGCCCATCGCCCTCGGCCTCGTGGCCCAGCGCCTGCTGGGAGAGCGGGTACGGCTGGCGGTGGACGTGCTGCCCCTGGTTTCGGTGGTGAGCATCGTCGCCATCGTCGCCGCCGTTGTGGCTGCCAGCCAAGCCAAGATCGCCGAGTCCGGCCTGCTGATCATGGCCGTGGTGGTCCTGCACAACGGCCTGGGCCTGGCCCTGGGCTACCTGGCCGGCCGCCTGTTCGGCCTGCCGCTGGCCCAGCGCAAGACCCTGTCCATCGAGGTCGGCATGCAGAACTCGGGCCTCGGCGCCGCACTGGCCAACGCCCACTTCTCGCCGCTGGCCGCCGTGCCCAGCGCGCTGTTCAGCGTCTGGCACAACCTCTCGGGCTCCCTGTTGGCGGCAGTCTTCCGCCGCATGAGCGACGGCTCCGACAAGGCCTGA
- the rdgC gene encoding recombination-associated protein RdgC, with protein sequence MWFRNLLVYRLTQDLNIDAEALEAALASKPARPCASQELTTYGFVAPFGKGPDAPLVHVSEGFFLVAARKEERILPGSVVRDALKEKVDEIEAEQMRKVYKKERDQLKDEIVQTFLPRAFIRKSATFAAIAPAQGLILVDASSAKRAEDLLSTLREAIGSLPVRPSTVKIAPTATLTEWVKTQEAATDFYVLDECELRDTDEDGGVVRCKRQDLTSDEIQLHLTSGKLVTQLSLAWQDKLSFILDDKLVIKRLRFEDLLQEKAEQDGGEDALGQLDASFTLMMLTLVEFIPQLFEALGGEEIPQGV encoded by the coding sequence ATGTGGTTCCGCAACCTGCTCGTCTACCGCCTCACCCAGGATCTGAACATTGACGCCGAGGCCCTGGAAGCCGCGCTGGCCAGCAAGCCGGCCCGCCCCTGTGCCAGCCAGGAGCTGACCACCTACGGTTTCGTGGCCCCCTTCGGCAAAGGCCCGGATGCACCGCTGGTGCATGTCAGCGAAGGCTTCTTCCTGGTTGCCGCGCGCAAGGAAGAACGCATCCTCCCCGGCAGCGTGGTGCGCGATGCACTGAAGGAAAAGGTCGACGAAATCGAGGCCGAGCAGATGCGCAAGGTCTACAAGAAGGAGCGCGACCAGCTCAAGGACGAGATCGTCCAGACCTTCCTGCCGCGCGCCTTCATCCGCAAGTCCGCCACCTTCGCCGCCATCGCGCCGGCCCAGGGCCTGATCCTGGTCGACGCCTCCAGCGCCAAGCGCGCCGAGGACCTGCTGTCCACCCTGCGCGAAGCCATCGGCTCGCTGCCGGTGCGTCCGTCCACGGTGAAGATCGCCCCCACCGCCACCCTCACCGAGTGGGTCAAGACCCAGGAAGCCGCCACCGACTTCTACGTGCTGGACGAGTGCGAACTGCGTGACACCGACGAAGACGGTGGCGTGGTGCGCTGCAAGCGCCAGGACCTGACCAGCGACGAGATCCAGCTGCACCTGACTTCCGGCAAGCTGGTCACCCAGCTGTCCCTGGCCTGGCAGGACAAGCTCTCGTTCATCCTCGACGACAAGCTGGTGATCAAGCGCCTGCGCTTCGAGGACCTGCTGCAGGAGAAGGCCGAACAGGATGGCGGCGAAGACGCCCTGGGCCAGCTCGACGCCAGCTTCACGCTGATGATGCTGACCCTGGTGGAGTTCATCCCGCAGCTCTTCGAAGCCCTCGGCGGCGAAGAGATTCCGCAGGGCGTCTGA
- a CDS encoding FKBP-type peptidyl-prolyl cis-trans isomerase yields the protein MKQHRLAAAVALVGLVLAGCDSQTSVELKTPAQKASYGIGLNMGKSLAQEGMDDLDPKAVAQGIEDAIGKKEQRLKDEELVEAFAFLQKRAEERMTALNAENAKAGKKFLEDNAKREGVVTTASGLQYEIVKKAEGAQPKATDVVTVHYEGKLTDGTVFDSSVQRGSPIDLPVNGVIPGWVEGLQLMHVGEKIKLYIPSELAYGEQSPSPAIPANSVLVFDLELLGIKDQAAAAQQ from the coding sequence ATGAAACAACATCGGTTGGCGGCCGCAGTGGCCCTGGTGGGCCTGGTTCTCGCAGGCTGCGATTCGCAGACCAGCGTTGAACTGAAGACTCCGGCCCAGAAGGCCTCCTACGGTATCGGCCTGAACATGGGCAAGAGCCTGGCCCAGGAAGGCATGGATGACCTCGATCCCAAGGCCGTTGCCCAGGGTATCGAAGACGCCATCGGCAAGAAGGAACAACGCCTGAAGGATGAAGAGCTGGTCGAAGCCTTCGCCTTCCTGCAGAAGCGTGCCGAAGAGCGCATGACCGCGCTGAACGCCGAGAACGCCAAAGCCGGCAAGAAATTCCTCGAAGACAACGCCAAGCGCGAAGGCGTGGTGACCACCGCCTCCGGCCTGCAGTACGAGATCGTGAAGAAGGCCGAGGGTGCCCAGCCCAAGGCCACCGACGTGGTGACCGTTCACTACGAAGGCAAGCTGACCGACGGCACCGTATTCGACAGCTCCGTACAGCGCGGCAGCCCCATCGACCTGCCGGTCAACGGAGTGATCCCGGGTTGGGTCGAAGGCCTGCAACTGATGCACGTGGGCGAGAAGATCAAGCTCTACATCCCGAGCGAGCTGGCCTACGGCGAGCAGAGCCCGAGCCCGGCGATTCCGGCGAACTCCGTACTGGTGTTCGACCTGGAACTGCTTGGCATCAAGGATCAGGCTGCCGCTGCCCAGCAGTAA
- a CDS encoding YkvA family protein: protein MKAPWNFQRYLTLAQRFLAGGRLPSLLWAVSRKSASQSGRLGAVKEDLRLLLSLANAWLRGEYRQINPKALLAVVGALIYFVTPLDALPDWLVGVGFADDLAVMAWVLKTWSGELDAFRAWRAAQRPEVQAELERLSAPDSQRS, encoded by the coding sequence ATGAAAGCACCCTGGAATTTCCAGCGTTACCTCACTCTGGCGCAGCGTTTCCTCGCTGGTGGCCGTTTGCCTTCCCTGCTCTGGGCGGTCTCGCGCAAGAGCGCGAGCCAGAGCGGTCGGCTGGGTGCGGTGAAGGAAGACCTGCGACTGTTACTGTCCCTGGCCAATGCCTGGCTGCGGGGGGAGTACCGGCAGATCAACCCCAAGGCGTTGCTCGCCGTGGTGGGCGCCCTGATCTATTTCGTCACCCCCCTGGACGCGCTGCCGGATTGGCTCGTGGGTGTCGGCTTCGCCGACGACCTGGCGGTGATGGCCTGGGTGCTGAAGACCTGGAGTGGCGAGCTGGACGCCTTCCGCGCCTGGCGCGCGGCCCAACGTCCCGAAGTGCAGGCCGAGCTGGAACGCCTGTCGGCACCCGACTCTCAGCGTTCCTGA
- a CDS encoding substrate-binding periplasmic protein: protein MCIFVGFVPRLSPADELRWGFGPADGMPYAQVSDHVLLGGFIQRLGERISKDLSIQVRFVETPNKRIEESLKNGRIHLICNSNPEWMLDASAYHWSPPLFEEEDALLQHRDSPPINNLGDLRGKVLGTSLGFAYSMPMMEAFATGAIARKDVRDLGTRLNLLSHKRLDAVIDMRRALAFELARHPDAPLVFSPWVVERYPLYCAYGGGLPVAAERLDAVLRKLHDSGELDALLQDEQRRGTPQER from the coding sequence CTGTGCATCTTCGTCGGCTTCGTGCCCAGACTGTCTCCAGCAGACGAGCTGCGCTGGGGTTTCGGCCCGGCCGACGGCATGCCCTACGCGCAGGTCAGCGACCACGTCCTGCTTGGGGGCTTCATCCAGCGCCTCGGCGAACGTATTTCCAAGGATCTGTCGATCCAGGTGCGATTCGTCGAAACCCCGAACAAGCGCATCGAGGAATCCCTGAAGAACGGGCGCATCCACCTGATCTGCAATTCGAACCCCGAGTGGATGCTCGACGCCTCGGCCTATCACTGGTCACCGCCGCTGTTCGAGGAAGAGGATGCGCTCCTGCAGCACCGCGACAGCCCGCCCATCAACAACCTGGGCGACCTCAGGGGCAAGGTTCTGGGCACCAGCCTGGGATTCGCCTACAGCATGCCGATGATGGAAGCCTTCGCCACTGGCGCCATCGCGCGCAAGGATGTGCGCGACCTGGGCACGCGCCTGAATCTGCTCAGCCACAAACGCCTGGACGCGGTCATCGACATGCGCCGGGCCCTCGCCTTTGAGCTGGCGCGGCACCCCGACGCGCCCCTGGTGTTCAGCCCCTGGGTAGTGGAGCGCTATCCCCTGTATTGCGCCTATGGCGGTGGTCTGCCGGTGGCGGCCGAACGCCTGGATGCGGTGCTACGGAAGCTGCACGACAGTGGTGAACTCGACGCGCTGCTCCAGGACGAACAGCGGCGCGGCACGCCTCAGGAACGCTGA
- a CDS encoding helix-turn-helix domain-containing protein, which yields MSVQVIMRDGQAEYAVLPWAEYQALLRAAGQATTEKAAEPSATAFSQLKSLREAQGQSLEQLARAVGISPHYLGLIESGEREPDEAIKRSLARILGVSGWESGS from the coding sequence ATGAGTGTGCAAGTGATCATGCGTGACGGCCAGGCGGAGTACGCGGTACTGCCCTGGGCGGAATACCAGGCGCTGCTGCGCGCCGCCGGCCAGGCCACCACGGAAAAGGCCGCCGAACCGAGCGCGACGGCATTCAGTCAACTGAAATCGCTGCGCGAAGCCCAGGGCCAGAGCCTGGAGCAACTGGCCCGCGCCGTGGGTATCAGCCCCCATTACCTGGGGCTGATCGAGAGCGGCGAGCGCGAGCCCGACGAAGCCATCAAACGTAGCCTGGCACGTATCCTCGGGGTCTCCGGCTGGGAGTCCGGATCTTGA
- a CDS encoding sel1 repeat family protein — protein sequence MLWKLRARLGYQVARWLMRFPKLVGQPRAWQWMQSQYGRMAALGDRSAQSFYGHLLLHRGKGFGAREEGIRLLRLAATAGDGKSAYQLGVLSLDGDTRQAPDAAEAARWWGLATAAGHPLAARKLADLYRNGGPGLEPDPAAAYRAAQRAAELGL from the coding sequence ATGCTCTGGAAGCTGCGGGCACGGCTCGGATACCAGGTGGCGCGTTGGTTGATGCGCTTTCCCAAGCTGGTGGGCCAGCCGCGTGCCTGGCAATGGATGCAGAGCCAGTACGGGCGCATGGCGGCCCTGGGCGATCGTTCGGCGCAGAGCTTCTACGGCCACCTGCTGCTGCATCGTGGCAAGGGCTTCGGCGCGCGGGAGGAGGGCATTCGCCTGCTGCGCCTGGCGGCCACCGCCGGTGACGGAAAGTCGGCCTACCAGCTGGGTGTGCTGAGCCTGGATGGCGACACCCGCCAGGCACCGGACGCGGCCGAGGCCGCGCGCTGGTGGGGTCTGGCGACGGCAGCCGGCCACCCTCTGGCCGCCCGCAAGCTGGCTGATCTCTACCGCAATGGCGGCCCGGGCCTGGAGCCCGATCCCGCCGCCGCCTACCGTGCGGCCCAGCGTGCCGCCGAGCTGGGGCTCTAG
- a CDS encoding bifunctional diguanylate cyclase/phosphodiesterase: MTVTEQLSALGMILAHGDLHSLFQPILSLSERRILGYEALTRGPSNSPLHPPVTLFAVARHAGRLSELEMACRKSACSRFKALGLDGLLFLNVSPESLLDPAHQPGRTLKMLQAFGIPPSRVVIELTEQTPTEDFNLLDTALHHYRAMGFSIALDDLGAGYSSLRLWSELRPDYVKIDRHFIDGIHQDAVKREFVESILKMAKASRAQVIAEGIELAEELAVLAEMGVDLVQGYLLGRPHENPSRDARALLPAVESISSLNEETSDLGALLNEQPAVHEDTPIHRVLEAFRAQANLNSLAVLDAHQRPVGIVHRHLLSEALLRPFATDLLTRKPVSRLMSTDFLAVELGQSLQQVSRLLTSRARQRIEEDFIIILDGRYRGLGRVIDVLKLITELKIQQARHANPLTLLPGNVPIQQCLTRLLHQQRQAVVCYVDIDSFKPFNDLYGYAKGDEVLLCLAQCLSERVDPARDFVGHIGGDDFMLVLGSEDWRLRLNQLLEDFQGQCRRFYRNDHLEAGCFVAHNRHGQREEYPLLSISIGVVTLKTEDCSQLDAAQLASLASEAKRHAKAIPGYSLHIIEAV; the protein is encoded by the coding sequence ATGACCGTCACCGAGCAGTTGAGCGCATTGGGCATGATCCTCGCTCACGGCGACCTGCACAGCCTGTTCCAGCCTATCCTGTCGCTGTCGGAGCGACGCATCCTCGGCTATGAAGCCCTGACCCGCGGCCCGTCCAACAGCCCGTTGCACCCGCCGGTCACCCTGTTTGCCGTGGCGCGCCACGCCGGCCGCCTGAGCGAACTGGAAATGGCCTGCCGCAAGAGCGCCTGCAGCCGCTTCAAGGCGCTGGGGCTCGACGGCCTGCTGTTCCTCAACGTCTCCCCGGAATCCCTGCTGGACCCGGCGCACCAGCCGGGACGCACCCTGAAGATGCTGCAGGCCTTCGGCATCCCGCCCAGCCGGGTGGTGATCGAACTCACCGAGCAGACGCCCACCGAAGACTTCAACCTGCTCGACACCGCCTTGCACCACTATCGCGCCATGGGCTTCTCCATCGCCCTGGACGATCTCGGCGCCGGCTACTCCAGCCTGCGCCTGTGGTCGGAACTGCGCCCGGACTACGTGAAGATCGACCGCCATTTCATCGACGGCATCCACCAGGACGCGGTCAAGCGCGAGTTCGTCGAATCCATCCTGAAGATGGCCAAGGCCTCTCGCGCCCAGGTGATCGCCGAAGGCATCGAGCTTGCGGAGGAACTCGCCGTACTGGCCGAAATGGGCGTCGACCTGGTCCAGGGCTACCTGCTCGGCCGACCCCATGAAAACCCGTCCCGCGATGCCCGCGCCCTGCTGCCGGCGGTGGAATCGATCAGCAGCCTGAACGAAGAGACCAGCGACCTCGGCGCGCTGCTCAACGAGCAACCCGCCGTGCACGAGGACACGCCCATCCACCGGGTGCTGGAGGCCTTCCGTGCCCAGGCCAACCTCAATTCACTGGCGGTGCTGGACGCGCACCAGCGGCCGGTGGGCATCGTCCATCGCCACTTGCTGTCCGAAGCGCTGCTGCGCCCCTTCGCCACCGACCTGCTCACCCGCAAACCGGTGAGCAGGCTGATGAGCACGGACTTCCTCGCCGTGGAGCTGGGGCAGTCCCTGCAGCAGGTCAGCCGCCTGCTCACCAGCCGCGCGCGCCAGCGTATCGAGGAAGACTTCATCATCATCCTCGACGGCCGCTACCGGGGCCTGGGGCGGGTGATCGACGTGCTCAAGCTGATCACCGAGCTGAAGATCCAGCAGGCCCGCCACGCCAACCCGCTGACCCTGCTGCCCGGCAATGTGCCGATCCAGCAGTGCCTGACCCGCCTGCTGCATCAGCAACGCCAGGCGGTGGTCTGCTACGTGGACATCGACAGCTTCAAGCCCTTCAACGATCTCTACGGCTACGCCAAGGGCGACGAAGTGCTGCTGTGCCTCGCCCAATGCCTGAGCGAGCGGGTAGACCCCGCACGGGACTTCGTCGGCCATATCGGCGGCGACGACTTCATGCTGGTGCTGGGTTCGGAAGACTGGCGCCTGCGGCTCAACCAGCTGCTGGAGGACTTCCAGGGGCAGTGCCGGCGCTTCTATCGCAATGACCACCTGGAAGCGGGTTGCTTCGTGGCCCACAACCGCCACGGCCAGCGCGAGGAATACCCGCTGCTGTCGATATCCATAGGCGTGGTGACTCTCAAGACCGAGGATTGCAGCCAACTGGACGCGGCGCAGCTGGCGAGCCTCGCCTCGGAAGCCAAGCGCCACGCCAAGGCCATCCCCGGCTACAGCCTGCATATCATCGAAGCGGTGTGA
- a CDS encoding ISL3 family transposase: protein MNPIDLAQFWPGYEVVACRQATHDTLLIELEPQAGSLPKCGRCHQDCPLIHERRIRQVRDRDLLDQRVLLQLPVRRVDCLDCGRVTERIDWLEPASRLTQRLRVWLEGLLQLLPISHVSRLTGLHWHTLKTLDKRRLDASVGAFEPGEVRRLVMDEFALHKGHRYATVIMDAERTRVLWVGHGNSREAIRPFFELLGEHCRQIEAVAMDMNTAFDLEVKRHCPQAEVVYDLFHVVARYGRDVIDRIRVDQANLLRQDKPARKVVKQSRWLLLRNRENLKGGQAVQLQELLAANQPLATAYVLKDALKEIWYAPSVQDGWRRWRTWLRHARDSGLAPLQRFARNLKRYARGILASARFPLHTSQLEGVNNRIKVIKRMAYGFRDSAYFFLKIKAAFPGKAR, encoded by the coding sequence GTGAATCCTATTGATCTTGCCCAGTTCTGGCCAGGCTACGAGGTCGTCGCCTGTCGCCAAGCCACTCACGACACCCTGCTGATTGAGCTCGAACCTCAAGCCGGCTCCCTCCCCAAATGTGGCCGCTGTCACCAAGACTGCCCGCTGATCCACGAGCGGCGAATCCGCCAGGTGCGTGACCGTGACCTGCTGGATCAGCGCGTGCTGCTCCAACTGCCGGTGCGTCGCGTCGATTGCCTGGATTGTGGGCGGGTGACCGAGCGGATCGACTGGCTGGAGCCGGCGTCACGCCTGACTCAGCGTTTGCGCGTCTGGCTCGAGGGTTTGCTGCAATTGCTGCCGATCAGTCACGTCAGCCGCCTCACTGGCCTGCATTGGCACACGCTCAAGACGCTCGACAAGCGCCGCCTGGACGCCTCGGTTGGCGCGTTTGAGCCAGGCGAGGTGCGTCGGCTGGTGATGGACGAGTTTGCCCTGCACAAGGGGCATCGTTACGCCACGGTGATCATGGATGCCGAGCGCACGCGGGTGCTGTGGGTCGGGCATGGCAACAGCCGTGAGGCGATCCGTCCGTTCTTCGAATTGCTCGGCGAGCACTGCCGGCAGATCGAGGCGGTGGCCATGGACATGAACACCGCCTTCGACCTCGAGGTGAAACGGCATTGCCCGCAGGCCGAGGTGGTGTACGACCTGTTCCACGTGGTGGCGCGCTACGGCCGGGACGTGATCGACCGGATCCGGGTCGACCAGGCCAACCTCCTGCGCCAGGACAAACCGGCGCGCAAGGTGGTCAAGCAAAGCCGCTGGCTGTTGCTGCGCAATCGCGAAAACCTCAAGGGCGGACAGGCCGTGCAGTTGCAGGAATTGCTCGCGGCCAACCAGCCACTGGCCACGGCCTACGTGCTCAAGGACGCATTAAAGGAAATCTGGTACGCCCCCAGTGTGCAGGACGGCTGGCGGCGCTGGCGAACCTGGCTGCGGCACGCCCGGGACAGCGGCTTGGCGCCGCTCCAACGCTTTGCCAGGAACCTCAAGCGTTACGCGCGCGGCATCCTCGCCAGCGCCCGTTTCCCCTTGCACACCAGCCAGCTGGAAGGGGTGAACAACCGCATCAAAGTGATCAAGCGCATGGCCTATGGCTTCCGCGACTCGGCCTACTTCTTCCTGAAAATCAAGGCCGCCTTCCCCGGGAAAGCGCGATGA